Within Bradymonas sediminis, the genomic segment CGTCGAGGTGGGCCGCAAAGGAGGCGTGCGCGACCCAATCCGCCTCGCAAAATAGCTCCATCCACGCCACTTTTAGCTCCGCGTAGGCGCTAGGCTCCGCGTCCACACCCCCCACCAGCGCCAGCGCGACGATGAGCTCCGCGATGGCCTCGACTTCGCTCTCCTCCAGCGCACGTAGAGCCGTCCAATCAGGCAAAATCTTCTGATAAATCTCCACCGATGACATAAGGCGCACCCCCCAATAATCACATTGTCAGGTCGACCGGCTTGCGTTTCCTGGCGTCGACGTAAATGAGCTATACGTAGAAACTAGACACATCGATTGGGCTTGCGATGGGCGCGCCGAGTTTCGTGCATTGGCGGGTGTGACGGCGGCGAGTCAACCACAAGAAAGATACCCGCGCCCTCGATCGTCGGGGGCGCGGGTATCTTCGTTTTGAGCATTCGCGCCGGCGAGCACATCGCGAGTGACGCGGCCGCTCAGGTTAGGCCATTGTGTCAGGGCATCGGGCCATCCTGGATGATCCCCGGCCAGTCATCCTGCCCCTCGATATAGTCTCCTTCTTCGCCCTCGGGTTGCATCTCCTCATCGTCGGCGCTCTGCTCCGGGGCGAGGTAATCCTCACCCGGGGCCGCCGGGTTCGCGGCATCGCCGGGGCCGGGCTCATCGCTCGGGATGATCTGATCGACCGGCGGCAGCGGGCTGTTTAGCCGGTCGCCGGTATTGTCGAGATAATCGTCTTCCGGCAGCTCCTGCTCCTGGGCGTCCTCGGGACCACCGCCGATGGCCTCTGCGTTGTCGAGGATAATCTCGACACGACGGTTCATCGCGCGGCCCTCCGGGGTTTCATTGGAGGCGATGGGGCGGTCCTGGCCGTAGCCCACGGTGTCAATGCGCTCGCCCGGTATGCCGCGCGAGACCAGGTAGTCTTTGACCGACTCGGCCCGGTTTTGCGACAGGGTCTGGTTGAACTCTTCGGAGCCGGTCGAGCTGGTGAACCCGGCGACCGTCAGGGTGACCTCGGGTTGCATTTTTAGCGCCTCGGCCACGCGTTGCAGGTTCTGGCGCGCGATGGGCAAGAGGTCGTATTTGCCGTTCTCAAAGAGCGTCGCGCTGTCCAGGCTGATGATCGTCGCGCCGCCGGCGTCCTGGCGAACTTCGGCCACGTTCGCCAGCTTTTGCGTGACCTCTTCGAGCTGGGCTTCGGCGGCTTCTCGCCGCTCAATCTCGGCGTCGAGTTGGGCCATCGCGTCCTGGTATTGGGTCTGCAGCGACTGCATATCCGCCTGGGTCATCTGCTGCTCATCAAGCTTGTCCAGGGCGTCCTGGAGCTGGCGGCGCTGCTCCTGAAGTTGTTGCTCGTTGAGCTGACGGGTGGCCGCGGCGCTCTGTTTTTGGACGGCGAGGCGGCGCTGATAGTGCATGCGCGCGGCGTCGGTGCGCGCGAGCAATTCGTTCTCGCGGGCCTTGCGCGTGGTCGCCATATAGTTGAGCTCCGCGCTGGCCATCGCCTGCTGAGCCCGGCGAAGCGCCAGGTACGCCATGGTATGCGTGGTGTTGCTGTCGGCGCTGTCCTGATAGGCCTTCTCGGCGCGGGCCAGGCTTTGCTTGGCCTGCTGAAGCTCGGTGGGCGCGTATTGGGCTGCGTGGCTGTGGTTGGCGGCCTGATTATAGGTGCTGCGCGCCTCTTGGAGATGTTTAGGGGGCGTGCTCGCGCATGCGCTCAATGTTAGCGCAAGCGCCGCGCAACACCCCACGAATATGACCGAATTGGATCGATTCAAAACTTCCTCCTCGCGAAAAAATTAAGACGGAACAACGTCATCATCACCGCCGCGATGCCCCGCGGGGGGCGCGCCGAAGGGGCGCGCGCCCTGGGGCGCGGGCCAGGCGGGGTGGGGGTTAGTTTTTGAGTTGCTCATCGAGTTGCCGGATTTCCTGGTTAATGTCGCGCACCTGCATCGCCATTTTCTGCTGTTTACTCATGGTCAGCGCCAAGTTGGCGTCGGCCTGGGCGCGGGCCAGCGCGAGCTTCGCGGCAGGGTTATTGCCGGCCTGAATGGCCTTATTTGCTTGGGCCACGCCGTCGCGCGCGTAGCTTAGGTAGAGCTTGGCCGTCGGCATGCTCTCTGCGCCAAGCGCCCGCGCGGCGCTGATCGTTTTTTGCGGGCGGGCGTAATCTCGGGCGCTGATCTGGGCATCGGACCCGGTCGAACAGCCAAAGCCGAAGCCGGGAATAAGGACCAGGGCGAGGATGAGCGAGGGCATCGCGAGTCGAGTCTTCATTGCTACTCCTCCTATCGATGATTCGGCGAGCCACTTAAACCTGACTTCTACGCCGGAGCGGCCGCAACGCTAAGGTATTGGATTTGCCTTAAAGCAGGTTGGGCGCAGTCATAATAGTGAAGTTAAACACCGGCGGCATTCAGCAAGTGCTTGTATTCTATCGGGAATTTGCGCGACTGGCGCCGCGCGGCCCCAAAGGGAGAGCCAGATATGCTCGAGTCCATCGCTCGCTTCTTTGAGGTGTTGGCGTTCAATATGCGCGCCGCGGATATCCTCGACGTGCTTTTGACGACGGTGTTCCTTTACGCAATTTTCGTCTGGATTCGGGACCGAATCTCGCGGGTGGTGGGGTTTGGCATCGCGCTGATTGGGGTGATCTACGGGTTGGCGCACTATCTTGGGCTCTACTTGATGTTGATGGTCTTTCGCGTCGGCGCGGTGGTGATTGCGCTGGCGGTGGTCGTGGTTTTTCAGGACGATATCCGCCGGCTCTTCGAGAAAATTCGGGTGATGAACCCCTGGAAGGCGAGCGACCCCAAATTCGACCAGCATCAGCTCGAGGTCCTCGTGGAGGCGGTCGAGCGGATGGCCAGGGGCCGGGTCGGCGCGCTGATCGTATTGCCCGGGCGCGAGGCGCTGGGCGTGCATCTACATGGGGGAATCGAGGCGCGCGCGACCCTGAGCGTGCCGCTTTTAGAGAGCATCTTTCATCCCAAAACCCCCGGTCATGACGGCGCCGTTATCATCGAGGATGGGCGCATCGACCGCATCGCGGTCCATCTGCCCCTGTCGACGCGCCACGCCAAGCTCAACCAGGGCGGCACGCGCCACGCCGCGGGCCTTGGGCTCGCCGAGCGCAGTGACGCCCTGGTCATCGTTGTGTCCGAAGAGCGCGGCACGGTCAGCGTTGCTCAGGAGCACGAGCTCGTCGTGCTTGATTCGGCGGCTGACCTAGGTCCACGAATTGAGGCGTTTCATGCGTCTTCGCGCGAACACCCCGAGGAGGTCCGCTGGCTTCCCCATTGGCTCACCCGAAACTTTCGCCTGAAGATACTCGCGTTATTGGTCGCCTCGACCCTCTGGCTATTCTTTGCCCACCGCGTCGAGAACGTGCGGCGCACCTATGAGGTCCCGATCGAATACCGCGGTCTGGCCGAGCAGTGGTACGTCGAGGAGCCCAAGCCCATCAACGCCCGCGTCGAATTCACCGGCTCCGAGCGCGCCTTCGACAACGTCGACCCCGCTCGCCTAAAGCTGTCGGTGGACCTGAGCGCGCTGAGCAAGGGCTCCCAGCGCATCGCCCTGGAGGACGCGCAGCTCGACGCCCCCGCGGGCATCAGCGTCGCCGAGATCAACCCGCCGGTGCTTAACCTGACCGCCAGCGAAATGGTGAAGACCAAGGTCGCGGTGCGCGCCCAGATAAACGGAAAACCCCTGCCGGGATACGAGGTCAAGAAGGTGGTCACCGAGCCGGGGCGCGTCCAGGTGCGCGTGCCCAAGGCGATGGCGTCGACGATTCGAGAGCTTCAAACCGAGCCGATCTCTTTGGAGGGGTTGGACACGTCGAAGAGCCTGAAGGTGCAGCTCTTACCCGGCAAGGATATCCGGTTCCCGGGCGACGCGCCCCCGGTCGTGAGCGTGCGCCTTGAGATTGAGAAAGCCGCCGAGCATTAGGGGGCGCCGCTCAGGTGAACGCCGACAGGTCGAGCGCGCCTCCGCGCGCCTCGGCGCGCTCATAAGCCGGGCGCGCCTGGAGTCGTCGCAACAGCGCGCGGGCACGGCTGGTCTTGGCCGCGGACGCCTCGCCGGCCACCGCCCCGTGCAGCACAAAGCTCATCTGGATGTCGGCTGCGCTGAAGGCGTCGCCGGCAAAATAGGCGCGCTCGGCGAGCTCTTCTTCCCAGAAGGCGAGGTGTCGCCGGAGCTGCGGGTTGATAAATTGCGTCTTCGCGGCGCTCGCAACGGCCGCCAGCAGCGGGCGCGCCAGCCAGGGGCCCTGGGCCGGGAGCTGGTCAAACACCATCCTGAGCATCAGCGCGGGCATCGCGGAGCCCTCGGCGTAGTGCATCCAATAGCGGTACCTTAAGAATTCGGGGGTGTCGGGCGCCGGGCGCAGTTGGGTCGGGGCGTCCTGGCCGAAGGTGTCGACCAGGTATTCGAGGATCGCCCCGGACTCCGCGATGGTATGTCCGGCATGGGTGATCACCGGGGATTTACCCAGCGGGTGGACATCGCGCAGGGATTTGGGGGCGAGCATCGTCTGCGGGTCGCGCTCGTAGGTCTTAATCTGGTACTCCACGCCGAGCTCTTCGAGCAGCCAGAGGACACGGTGAGAGCGCGAATTATTGAGGTGGTGAACAGTCAGCATCAGCAGATCCCAGGGAAATAAATTGTGATCGCGAAAACAACCAACGCCCAAGTCTCTAGCGGTCTGATCGTTGGCAAAACGATACTATATATGTCGCGCCAGGTTGGGTATCGTGGCCGAAGTTAGAACACATGGAGCTGTCGTCAAGCGCGGGGTTGTCCATTGGGCGACGTTTTCCGGTGCGTTCGCTAAGGAGGTAATAGTGCAACAGTCAAGAGAAGCGCGCGCTGAGCGTCAGCCGCTTGCGGGCGGCGAGGAGCCCGAGGACACCGGAGTGCTCGAGGTTCTAAACGAGCGCTTCGCGTTGTTGCGCGAGATCGGCCAGGGGAGCCAGGGCCAGGCGTATGTCGCGCGCGACTTGAGCACCGACGCGCAGGTGCTCGTCAAAGAGTTGCGCATGAAGCAGGTCCAGGCGTGGAAAGCCGTCGAGCTTTTTGACCGCGAAGGGGCGGTGCTAAAGGGCATCTCACACGAGGCCATCCCTAACTTTATCGACGGCTTTCATCTTGAGGGCGTCGGCGATGGCGTGCGGTTTTTTCTCGTCCAGGAGTTTATCGAGGGCGAAGACCTGCAGCAGCTAATCGACGCCGGCTTGACCGTGGATGAGTCAGGCGCGCGCGCCTTCTTGCGCGAGATGCTCAGCGTCCTAAATTTTTTGCACACTCGCCCGACCCCGGTCATTCACCGCGATATTAAGCCCGCCAATATCATGCGCCGACAGGACGCGCGCCTGGCGCTGATCGACTTCGGCGCGGTGCAGTCCACCCTGGCGGACTCGAGCGCGAAGACGGTGGTCGGCACCAGCGGGTTTATGCCCATGGAGCAATTGATGGGACGGGCGGTGCCGGCAAGCGACCTGTACGCGCTGGCGGCCACGACGGTGCATCTG encodes:
- a CDS encoding OmpA family protein, which produces MNRSNSVIFVGCCAALALTLSACASTPPKHLQEARSTYNQAANHSHAAQYAPTELQQAKQSLARAEKAYQDSADSNTTHTMAYLALRRAQQAMASAELNYMATTRKARENELLARTDAARMHYQRRLAVQKQSAAATRQLNEQQLQEQRRQLQDALDKLDEQQMTQADMQSLQTQYQDAMAQLDAEIERREAAEAQLEEVTQKLANVAEVRQDAGGATIISLDSATLFENGKYDLLPIARQNLQRVAEALKMQPEVTLTVAGFTSSTGSEEFNQTLSQNRAESVKDYLVSRGIPGERIDTVGYGQDRPIASNETPEGRAMNRRVEIILDNAEAIGGGPEDAQEQELPEDDYLDNTGDRLNSPLPPVDQIIPSDEPGPGDAANPAAPGEDYLAPEQSADDEEMQPEGEEGDYIEGQDDWPGIIQDGPMP
- a CDS encoding diadenylate cyclase, with amino-acid sequence MLESIARFFEVLAFNMRAADILDVLLTTVFLYAIFVWIRDRISRVVGFGIALIGVIYGLAHYLGLYLMLMVFRVGAVVIALAVVVVFQDDIRRLFEKIRVMNPWKASDPKFDQHQLEVLVEAVERMARGRVGALIVLPGREALGVHLHGGIEARATLSVPLLESIFHPKTPGHDGAVIIEDGRIDRIAVHLPLSTRHAKLNQGGTRHAAGLGLAERSDALVIVVSEERGTVSVAQEHELVVLDSAADLGPRIEAFHASSREHPEEVRWLPHWLTRNFRLKILALLVASTLWLFFAHRVENVRRTYEVPIEYRGLAEQWYVEEPKPINARVEFTGSERAFDNVDPARLKLSVDLSALSKGSQRIALEDAQLDAPAGISVAEINPPVLNLTASEMVKTKVAVRAQINGKPLPGYEVKKVVTEPGRVQVRVPKAMASTIRELQTEPISLEGLDTSKSLKVQLLPGKDIRFPGDAPPVVSVRLEIEKAAEH
- a CDS encoding DUF4398 domain-containing protein, which encodes MKTRLAMPSLILALVLIPGFGFGCSTGSDAQISARDYARPQKTISAARALGAESMPTAKLYLSYARDGVAQANKAIQAGNNPAAKLALARAQADANLALTMSKQQKMAMQVRDINQEIRQLDEQLKN
- a CDS encoding glutathione S-transferase family protein; amino-acid sequence: MLTVHHLNNSRSHRVLWLLEELGVEYQIKTYERDPQTMLAPKSLRDVHPLGKSPVITHAGHTIAESGAILEYLVDTFGQDAPTQLRPAPDTPEFLRYRYWMHYAEGSAMPALMLRMVFDQLPAQGPWLARPLLAAVASAAKTQFINPQLRRHLAFWEEELAERAYFAGDAFSAADIQMSFVLHGAVAGEASAAKTSRARALLRRLQARPAYERAEARGGALDLSAFT